The DNA sequence GTCGCCGAGAAGCGGGTGTCTCCCTGCTTCACGGTGACGAAGAAGAGCCAGTCTCCGGGCGTCGGTGCCACCGCGGCCGCCATGGCCTGCAGGCCGGGGCTGTCGATCGGGGTGGGCGGCAGTCCCTGGCGCTCGTACGTGTTGAAGGGGCTGTCGATCTTCGTCTCGCTCAGCTTGGTGTCCACCGTGGACCGGTTCAGCGCGTAGTTGATGGTGGAGTCCATCTGGAGCGGCATCGATTTCGCCAGCCGGTTGTGGACCACCCGGGCGACCTTGCCCATGTCCCCGCGGGTCTCGGCCTCCGCCTCGATGATGCTCGCGAGGGTGGCCGTCTGGTACGGGGTCATTCCGTGGGCCTTGCCGCCGTCCGCGACGGCCTTGGTGGCGAGGCTCCTGCCGGCCGTCTCGACCATGTACGTGAGCAGTGAGACCGGAGTGGACTGTGAGGTCACCGGATAGGTGGCCGGGAAGAGGTACCCCTCCGGATTGCCCTTCGCCTCGGCGGGCAGGGGCAGGGCGGCCGTAGCGGCCGCGGCCTTGGCGGAGCCGGCCGGGAGCTTCAGTTCGCGGTCGATGGCGGCGTAGACCTGCGGGGCCCGCCAGCCCTCGGGGATCAGCAACTGACGCGGCTTCTCGGGCGGTTCCTCGCCGGGAAACAGGGGGATCAGGAGGGCTGCCCCGAGTCCCAGGACGGTTCCGAGGAAGAGCGCCAGCCTGCCCCGGCGGGTGAGCCGGGAACGGCGCGGTGACGACGGCCGGTTCTCATGACGCATGCGGGCACGCTAACCCGCGAACCACCGGATTCCCGACATCCGACCCGTGTGCCGGTCATACGATCACACGTTCACCGGGGTCGGCTCGGTGCCGCGCAGGGTGTCGGGCTTGAAGGTCCCGGGCTTGAGCAGATCCGCCTTGCGGATCTCGGAACCGAGCGCCCCGGACAGGAGGTCTCCGGACGCCGGGGTCTCCGGCTTGAGCGCACTCTCCCGGTCGCGCCGGACGAGGTCGGCGTACCGGCCGTCGGCCTTCAGCAGTTCCTCGTGGGTGCCGCGCTCCTCGATCCGGCCTCCGTCGAGCACCACGATCTGGTCGGCGTCACGGACGGTGGAGAGCCGGTGGGCAATGGTGATGGTGGTGCGGCCCTGGGAGAGGTTGTCGATGGCGCGCTGCACGGCGTGCTCCGTGCGGGTGTCCAGTGCGCTGGTGGCCTCGTCGAGGATGAGCACCGGCGGGTCGCGCAGGATGGTGCGCGCGATGGCCAAGCGCTGCTTCTCTCCGCCGGAGAACCGGTAGCCGCGCTCACCGACCAGGGTGTCGTACCCGTCGGGCAGGGACTCGATGTGATCGTGGATCTGCGCCGCGCGGGCCGCCTCCGCTATCTCCTCGTCGGTGGCGTCGGGCTTGGCGAAGCGCAGGTTGTCGGCGACGGAGGCGTGGAAGAGGTAGGTCTCCTGGGAGACCACGCCGATGGAGCGGGCCAGGGAGTCGAAGTCGAGGTCGCGCACGTCCACGCCGTCGAGGGCGACCCGGCCGCCGGTGACGTCGTAGAGCCGGGGCACGAGGTAGCTCAGCGTGCTCTTGCCGGATCCGGTCGGGCCGACCACCGCGAGCGAACCACCGGCCGGGACCGTGATGTCGATGCCCGTCAGGGTGGGGCCGCCCTTGGTGTCGTAGGCGAAGTGGACGTCCTCCAGGCGGACCTCACCCTTGGCGCGGTCGAGGCGGACGGGGTCCTCGCGCTCGGTGATGTCCACCGGCAGGTCGAGGTACTCGAAGATGCGGGCGAACAGCGCCAGCGAGGTCTGGATCTGGACGCCGGTCGACAACAGGCTCACGGCGGGCCGGAACAGGCCCTGCTGGAGGGTGACGAAGGCGACGAGGGTACCGACCGAGAGCGAGGGCGCTCCGGTCTGCAGGGCTATGCCGGCCGCCCAGTAGATGAGCGCGGGCATGGCGGCCATGACGATGCCGATGGTGGACATCCGCCAGCGCCCGGCCATGCTGGAGCGCACTTCGAGGTCGACGAGCTTCTCGGACTCCTCCGCGAAGGAGGTGGTGAGGGAATCGGCGCGGCCCATCGTGCGGCCGAGCAGGATGCCGCTGACCGACAGGGACTCGGTGACCGTCGCGGCCATGGCGGCCATCTGTTTCTGCCGCTGAGCCGTGATCTTCTTGCGCTCGCCGCCGACGCGGCGGCTGATCCACACGAAGACGGGCAGCAGGGCGAGCGAGACGAGCGTGAGCCGCCAGTCGAGCGCGAGCATGGCGACGACGGAGGCGATGACGGCCGTCGCGTTCGAGACGAGGGAGGTCGCCGTGGAGGTGACCGTGGCCTGCATGCCGCCGATGTCATTGGCGATGCGGGACTGCACTTCGCCGGTGCGCGTACGGGTGAAGAAGGCCAGCGGCATCCGCTGGAGCTGCGCGTAGACGGCGGTGCGCAGATCGTGCATGACGCGCTGGCCGACGGTGGTGGATATCAGGGTCTGGAGCACGCCGAAGATGCTGGTGACGACCGCGGTCGCGATCATGCCGAGGGCGAGCAGGCTGAGCAGCCCGGTGCGGCCCTGCGGGATCGCTACGTCCAGGATCTCCTTGAGCAGGAAGGGGGTGGCGACTCCGACCAGCGAGGAAGCGGCGACCAGCACGCCGACGACGGCGAGGCGGCCCCGGTAGGGCCGGAAGAGGCCGACGATGCGGCGCAGCTCACGCGGCCGCTCGTCCGGGGCGGGGCCACTGGGGTCGAGGGATTCTTTCGAGGGTTCCCACTCGGGTTCTTTGGGGCGCATGGGCCTCCTTCATGACAGGTGACGAGACTCGAATGAGCATAGCTCATTGTTACCTATACTCACAATGAATCTGGTCCTGATATCGTTCCCATTATGAGGACCGCAGCATGAGCACCGCTTCCGAGACCGACAGCGCCCGGACGGCCGAGAGCACCGACGGCACCGGCGGCGCCGACACGACCGGCACCACCGACACCACCGACGGCGTGCTCGCCGAGCAGCTGCTCCGCCTGACCCGGCGGCTCCACCGCATCCAGAAGCGCCATCTGGAGCCGCTCGGCATCACCCCGGCCCAGTCCCGGCTGCTGCGCACCGTCGCCCACCTCTCCACGGCGCGCCCGCCCCGGATGGCGGACCTCGCCGCCCGCCTGGAGGTGGTGCCCCGTGCCGTGACCACGCTGGTCGACGGCCTGGAGAGCGCCGACTGCGTCCGCCGCGTGCCGGACCCGGAGAACCGCCGTGTCATAAGGATCGAGCTCACCGACACCGGCCGCGCCACGCTGCGCCGTCTGCGCAACGCGCGAACCGGCGCCGCAGAGGAGATCCTGGCTCCATTGACCGCCGATCAGCGCGAGGTGCTCGGCGGGCTGCTGAACGCTCTGGCGGACGCTCCGGCGGAGCACGGCTGCTGACGGGCGACGGTCCGGCCGGGACAGGGCCGGTGGCTGCGCCGAACGAGTGAGAACGACCGACACGGCGCGAGTTGAGGGGCTGCAGATGCCACTGCTGGAACCGAAGCCGGGGGCCCTGCGCCCGCGCACCATCAGCGGCCCCGCCCCCGACCGGGTGCCCGACCACAGGTCGACGGGCACCCCCGAGCCGCTGCGGAGCGAGCTGGCCGAGCTGCTGGGCGCCG is a window from the Streptomyces sp. NBC_01244 genome containing:
- the mltG gene encoding endolytic transglycosylase MltG — protein: MRHENRPSSPRRSRLTRRGRLALFLGTVLGLGAALLIPLFPGEEPPEKPRQLLIPEGWRAPQVYAAIDRELKLPAGSAKAAAATAALPLPAEAKGNPEGYLFPATYPVTSQSTPVSLLTYMVETAGRSLATKAVADGGKAHGMTPYQTATLASIIEAEAETRGDMGKVARVVHNRLAKSMPLQMDSTINYALNRSTVDTKLSETKIDSPFNTYERQGLPPTPIDSPGLQAMAAAVAPTPGDWLFFVTVKQGDTRFSATYEEHKRHVAEFNRIRAASRTT
- a CDS encoding MarR family winged helix-turn-helix transcriptional regulator, translated to MSTASETDSARTAESTDGTGGADTTGTTDTTDGVLAEQLLRLTRRLHRIQKRHLEPLGITPAQSRLLRTVAHLSTARPPRMADLAARLEVVPRAVTTLVDGLESADCVRRVPDPENRRVIRIELTDTGRATLRRLRNARTGAAEEILAPLTADQREVLGGLLNALADAPAEHGC
- a CDS encoding ABC transporter ATP-binding protein — encoded protein: MRPKEPEWEPSKESLDPSGPAPDERPRELRRIVGLFRPYRGRLAVVGVLVAASSLVGVATPFLLKEILDVAIPQGRTGLLSLLALGMIATAVVTSIFGVLQTLISTTVGQRVMHDLRTAVYAQLQRMPLAFFTRTRTGEVQSRIANDIGGMQATVTSTATSLVSNATAVIASVVAMLALDWRLTLVSLALLPVFVWISRRVGGERKKITAQRQKQMAAMAATVTESLSVSGILLGRTMGRADSLTTSFAEESEKLVDLEVRSSMAGRWRMSTIGIVMAAMPALIYWAAGIALQTGAPSLSVGTLVAFVTLQQGLFRPAVSLLSTGVQIQTSLALFARIFEYLDLPVDITEREDPVRLDRAKGEVRLEDVHFAYDTKGGPTLTGIDITVPAGGSLAVVGPTGSGKSTLSYLVPRLYDVTGGRVALDGVDVRDLDFDSLARSIGVVSQETYLFHASVADNLRFAKPDATDEEIAEAARAAQIHDHIESLPDGYDTLVGERGYRFSGGEKQRLAIARTILRDPPVLILDEATSALDTRTEHAVQRAIDNLSQGRTTITIAHRLSTVRDADQIVVLDGGRIEERGTHEELLKADGRYADLVRRDRESALKPETPASGDLLSGALGSEIRKADLLKPGTFKPDTLRGTEPTPVNV